The region ATTTCGAAGGAGCGCCCTCTCTCTGAAGGTTCCCCTTGTGCTGTTTTAACTTGATTTGGCATGCCAGACTATTACCTCATAGGTTATTACCGGTCTCACAATCATGACGTACTCGTACATCAACCGAAGAATTTTTGGGTTACATTCCCCAGCCAGACTTCTGCATGCCATCAAGGCCTTTGTTGCATTTATGAAGTGGTTTGTTCTTCAGTTTCTCCATTTTTATGTAGTTGTCTATcacttttttcatatttttcagcaGACACGGGGCATATGGACCTTTAAGATTGGGTTTGGTCCCCCGTTTATGCTTTCATTTACTTTGTCAGTGTGTTTTCAGAACAAGAATTGCTCGTTCCTATTATGATTTCTTGAGCGTTATTGTGGGTTTGATTCCCTCCTTTTGTAATCTGATTACTTGTTTCTTATGAGCACACATGCACGTGAAATACTTGCTTTTGGGCAtgaatcaatttcaattctACGCAATCTGAACCTTTGATTTTGCCTACTTTGTTAATCCAGGGTCCAGCTCTGCTAAAAAATGTCTTTGTCCATAGACTTTGACTTTACTGAGAAAGGTTTATGTCTGCTGTAGGTCTTACTGCAATCGGAATGTTTTATTGTTATCTATTTCTTTTGTAGTGAGTGTAGTGAGAAATGTTAGGGATTGATGgaaagaaaaagatttttttattagcTCACTTTCTGATAAGTATTCAgatttgaatttcaatataattctaTAATACTTTTACTAATTAAGAACAAAGGTTTTTTTGATTCAATTGGCTAATTGCTCTGTATTTATGTATAGTACTTTATGACTTTAATAATTTTGGGTATTTTGATTAGAAAGAATTGTCGCAGTCTAGCCTTGAATATATAACAGAAGACTGATATACTACTCTATTTTGGTTagctctcaatttttttattggataACATTGGTTGGcatttttgagaatgaaaatCAATTTAGCATATGCTGGCGATCTGCTGCTTTGGGTTCAAATGAAGCTAAGCACAGCATATTAATTAGTCTAGTTACACTGATCAGAAGCCTATTCCAGTCTTGTAAAGGATCGTATGTACCCTTAGCAGCTATTTTGTAGAATCAGCTGATACTGCTCTATTATCTCATATTAACATTGAGTTCTAGAAGGAGTATTGTCGTTGTCTTAAATGCAAAAATGTGAATTAGATACGATAAATTTCTtggaatttgaataaaattttcggTATCCCCTTCTGGTCGCTATATTTGAATCATTCCAACCTGAAAAACTTTCACAATTTCGAAGATTCCTCCATGAACCTCTTTATTCTCTCCTCATGTAATTCATTGTACCATATACCATCTCTCTTAAAATGAGAACCAACTATAAAAGCATCGGCTTCTTTATAAGATTTCAAATTAGTAGCAGTCACTCCAGATCCTACTAAAATGGGTAAGTTGAGGTGCCGTCTTAATTCTTGTAAATCATTTGTATCAGCTGGGGATCCAGTTGAGGAGCCTGTCAAAATTACCCCATCGGAAAGAAAAAATTCAGCTGCTTTAGCTGTTTCGACAAGGGAAACGTCAGCAGTTACAGCATGTGAACTgaaaaaaagtaatatttttcctTAAACTCGCACTGATCTCATTGCATCTACTTGATACAAATAATTCGACCTACCTATGCTTCTTTTTAATATCGGTGAATACTTGGACATCTTCAGCCTCAATATATTTTCTATACCTCATAACTTCCCCTGCATTTGCATCAATGTATCCCTCATCGGCTATATGACCAAATACAAAGCCTTCTGCTCTGATAAAATTCATCGAACATGCTTTTGCAATGGCGAGGGCTTCTTTATTTCCTCCCGCTAAAACCTGTTAAATCATTCAATTAACTATGTCACCTAATACTTCAATTCATTCCAATTAAGTGGTTCATAACTCTAAACATATTAAAACTAGTAGGGCTCATCAATTGCGCAGCCAGGATTTTGTTTTGGAGGGGGAACTGAATGTCGAacgaatttataaaaataaataattttaaatattcactTTTCTTTCAGATATTCCTAGGATATCTAATATGTAGATTCTCAATAtcgatttcaaaattataataaatattttactgAGCGAGCCCAGTTAATTTCTCACTTCCCATTGTACTTCTCAAATTCGggtataatagtatattgtacaacaagtggggaaagtccaacatttctcacgagtgtggaaatTTGTGGCACGAACCTGAAAGGTGAGTGCCGCAAAGACATGAGTAAGAAAAGgattttctccacatgttgcacactatacttttgcTACAACTTCACATAATTAAATAATCCAAGTAATGTACcttattccattcaaaattggcttcgttgacagtatctgttcATTTTTTACGTTTCCACAGAAACGACTTCTCacaagcccaatttcattggtctactaagcgaggtgtgggcaaagtgccgtgtgctataatatttctcacagtatgagcactATATAGTctcgaaattgagtaagctatgaggAATACGCTTCCATAGCAGTTGTGTTGTaggaaaatagtatattgtgcaacaagaggggaaagttcaacttttctcgcgagtgtggaagtttgtggcacgagcctgaaaggcgagtggcGCAAACACAAgggcgagaaaaggactttctccacatgttgcacactatacttttccttcaactgcacaaatttcaataattcaagtaatggactcaattcaaatcaaattggCCTTCGTTGAGTGTATGtgttaatttattgcgtttccatagaaacgactcaaaagcccaatttcattggtctaccaagcgaggtgagGCAAAgagccgtgagaaataatatttcccacagtatgagcaatacatagttttgaaattgagtaagctgtgaagaatacgctacttttcatagcagttgtaggaaaaaatatacgtacattacttgaattattttaatttgagcagttgtaggaaaagtataggtAGTATGCATGATAGGAAGAAAggccttttctcactcgtgtgtttgcagCACTCGCTGGGTTcatgccacaaacttccacactcgtgagaaaagttggactgtccccacttgttgcacgaTATACTATTGTAGAACGTGTTCAACCATGATACTTAAATTAGAGTAGTGAACCACTACTTGGTCGCAACAAAATTTGTTGCCTATCGTAGCAAACtttctctgatttttttttatttttggggGGCTGCTTGGTTGTTATATCACCGTTCTTACTTACTTGTATACCACAAGGTAAATTATGTGGaatgattttctttatttccgTGCAAACGCGGCTCAAACATGCTACTGTCTCCGGTTGGAAATCCTTTCTTTGAATATATGGGACATCGTGCATGTTCTCGATGAGAATTCCAtcctaaaataaataattcaatcacTGACATTTCAGTTAGAGTTTATCTTCTAAGGAATGAAATAGGGGGTATATTAAGTATCGAGAACGGTAAAGACATTTTACCGATCGAAGACAATAGTTAGGAGGAGGGGCGCAGCGACGACTCCATTTATTGTCTGAAATCGGTAGTCCTTAACCTTCGAGATACTTAGATATAGCGTTTTTTGCACACTTTTTACATGAACTACAaaataattatccaaaaaattaaaatactcattctaatgttttttttttgagacatatgtttaatttctgaaatttatagTGCCCCTATAAGTGGACATAACGTCCGTTATGTCCGCTAGTAATAACCAATAATATATTCTTTTTATGAAGTAGGAACCTATTGTAATGATAATTCAACACAATTTTATGATCATAActtaaaaaagaatatttttcaataatttgattATTAAAAACTTACAACGCCATTGCGGATATAAACCTCAGTTTCTTTGCAAGCCTTCTCTACTAGTTTTTGTATGGATAATCGATGTCGTGGTGTTCCTGTAAGTTTTAAAAGAAAAACCCTTCAATAACGAtaacaaatgaaaaactatagaTTTTTAAACTAAATCTATTCAACAACCGCACGAGCTTCTAAGAGGTCTCAAAGAGTATAAGCAAAAAAGAACACTAAAAATGGAACTACTccgggccgccgccaggagcggcataccggacattttggcGGGGCGCCAAatgtaggggcgcaaagtcattTAATCAAAAAGACTTTTTGCATTTCTTCGACAATTTCCGTCAACAACCAAAAAACTCACTTATGAAAAGCTATATGACTGGAATTAtatgataataaataatgatataattaatttatatacagggtggccactttttcaatgggattgtattggtaacttttaaaccataagagttagaaggtcggtcaaatggagaaaaagttgcatgcatagaagcattatcaagcagttcaaacaaatcgagattatcagggccggttttcgagatatcataagaaaagtaaattatgtcattttgatttttctttttttcccactttatttcaaatattatcaaaaaatgttacaggaactttttattcgacagtaaattatcctcaatttgacgtaatcagatttcgtatccaacgtttcgtactctctgggccaccctcaacctcatttttttcaatacggacctgcatattttatgacatttttcaaaataacttttaacgctgaattcaacgatatatcatacaatgtcattcaaagtagattttcaggtgattttgacccttatccaattttcttcgggtcggatctgtattaccttcatttagtttaattaacaatatgcaatatgcaataaatttcgataagaaaatcaacttacccatcttgaactaaatggaacatattagaatcaaagcaagaaaccagtatactggtttcttggttcttcttttataataatcatttgaatatttcaattcataataattaaacgaaagtatcatttaatgaaggaaaaatcaaatgattattcgaaagtaaatgaaaattaatgaagtaagtgttcgaaaagtccaccattttgtaaaatgcactttacggttctggaacccatacttcttatacatttgcttgtttggtctccttgaataccttccaaaacattctcaattttctcgcgaggtatcactattgttgtatttgtcatttgaatcgttgaaacaaattacaaattcgAACTTTactttgagatcattacgatataatttttgcaaggcttggtattcaaatttaaaatcattgtattcgcgtctcttgactattttattaccagcagtttttgaaaaattccattcactggccacagttctcgattttttttctgggttcgattgaatttgggtcagaacattgatatcgttaatagacttgttttttcttacataaacaccattaaatttggatgagggtcaaaatcacctgaaaatcaactttgaatgacattgtatgatatatcgttgaattcagcgtcaaaagttatttcgaaaaatgtcataaaatatgcaggtccgtattgaaaaaaatgaggttgagggtggcccagagagtacgaaacgttggatacgaaatctgattacgtcaaattgaggataatttactgtcgaataaaaagttcctgtaacattttttgataatatttgaaattaagtgggaaaaaaagaaaaatcaaaatgacataatttacttttcttatgatatctcgaaatccggccctgataatctcgatttgtttgaactgcttgataattcttctatgcatgcaactttttctccatttgaccgaccttctaactcttatgatttaaaagttaccaatacaatcccattgaaaaagtggccaccctgtatactatttCCTAAAATACAATGCATTTTATACCTGGTAAAGAATCAACATGAACCATTGCTATTAATGAATACTTTTTTCCGAACAAACTACGAAAACTCGACATTGTCGACTCGACTTCATGAAATAGAGCACATATCTGA is a window of Harmonia axyridis chromosome 2, icHarAxyr1.1, whole genome shotgun sequence DNA encoding:
- the LOC123673047 gene encoding uncharacterized protein F13E9.13, mitochondrial, which gives rise to MSSFRSLFGKKYSLIAMVHVDSLPGTPRHRLSIQKLVEKACKETEVYIRNGVDGILIENMHDVPYIQRKDFQPETVACLSRVCTEIKKIIPHNLPCGIQVLAGGNKEALAIAKACSMNFIRAEGFVFGHIADEGYIDANAGEVMRYRKYIEAEDVQVFTDIKKKHSSHAVTADVSLVETAKAAEFFLSDGVILTGSSTGSPADTNDLQELRRHLNLPILVGSGVTATNLKSYKEADAFIVGSHFKRDGIWYNELHEERIKRFMEESSKL